A single window of Chitinophaga sp. XS-30 DNA harbors:
- a CDS encoding 1-deoxy-D-xylulose-5-phosphate reductoisomerase: MSKKRIGIFGSTGSIGRQALEVIAAHPELFEVEVLTAQQNADLLIEQALLFSPNAVVIGDEGKYEAVKAVLFDKGIKVFAGAAAMVEVAAWDSIDLMLAAIVGFAGLAPTLSALEQGTPIALANKETLVVAGDIVMATARRRNVPIIPVDSEHSAIFQCLQGERGAKLEKVVLTASGGPFLGKKTNFLINVKKDHALQHPNWSMGAKISIDSATLMNKGLEMIEAKWLFGLDAEQIEVIIHPQSVIHSMVQFTDGSMKAQMGLPDMKLPIQYAMGYPDRLSNDFPRFSFKNYPSLTFEQPDTKTFRNLAIATDVLKKGGNAACIMNAANEEVVNAFLKNRIGFLQMTEVIEETLDRLPFVEKPTLQQYYQADTTARETAAELIHNLS, from the coding sequence ATGAGTAAAAAACGTATTGGCATATTTGGTTCTACCGGGTCTATCGGCCGTCAGGCACTGGAGGTGATCGCTGCGCACCCGGAGCTGTTCGAAGTGGAGGTGCTCACCGCGCAGCAGAATGCGGACCTGCTGATAGAGCAGGCTCTGTTGTTTTCGCCCAATGCGGTGGTGATCGGTGATGAAGGGAAATACGAGGCGGTAAAGGCCGTTTTGTTCGATAAAGGCATTAAAGTATTTGCCGGCGCTGCCGCGATGGTGGAGGTGGCGGCCTGGGATTCCATCGATCTGATGCTTGCAGCGATCGTAGGGTTCGCCGGCCTGGCGCCTACTTTGTCCGCCCTCGAACAAGGCACGCCCATTGCCCTGGCCAACAAGGAAACCCTTGTAGTGGCGGGGGATATTGTGATGGCCACCGCCCGCAGAAGAAATGTGCCCATCATTCCGGTGGACTCGGAGCATTCCGCCATCTTCCAATGCCTGCAGGGCGAACGGGGGGCAAAACTGGAAAAAGTGGTGCTCACCGCATCCGGCGGGCCGTTCCTCGGTAAAAAGACCAATTTCCTCATCAATGTAAAGAAAGATCATGCCCTGCAGCATCCTAACTGGAGCATGGGGGCGAAGATCAGCATCGATTCGGCCACACTGATGAACAAAGGGCTGGAAATGATCGAGGCCAAATGGCTTTTTGGACTGGATGCGGAACAGATAGAAGTGATCATCCATCCCCAGTCCGTTATCCATTCCATGGTGCAATTCACCGATGGTTCCATGAAAGCGCAGATGGGACTTCCGGATATGAAATTGCCCATCCAGTATGCCATGGGGTACCCGGACCGCCTGTCCAATGATTTCCCCCGCTTTTCTTTCAAGAATTACCCCTCGCTTACTTTTGAGCAGCCTGATACCAAAACATTCCGTAACCTTGCCATTGCAACGGACGTGCTGAAGAAGGGCGGAAATGCAGCCTGCATCATGAACGCAGCCAACGAAGAGGTAGTGAACGCCTTCCTGAAGAACCGCATCGGCTTCCTGCAGATGACGGAAGTGATAGAGGAAACGCTGGACAGGTTGCCATTTGTGGAAAAGCCGACTTTACAGCAATATTACCAGGCGGATACCACTGCCCGCGAAACGGCCGCTGAACTGATCCACAACCTGAGCTGA